GTTTCGATCATCGGCGGGTACGGCGGGTTCGTGGACAAGTTTCCGATCGGGTCGCTGATGAACCGGTCCCTGACCCTGCGCGCCGGGCAGTGCCACGTCCAGCGCTACAGCCGGATGCTGTTGGACCGGATCCGCCGGGGCGAGATCGATCCGAGCTTCGTCATCACGCACCGGCTGCGGCTCGAGGACGCGCCGATCGGGTACGAGATGTTCCGGCAGAAGCAGGACGACTGCACCAAGGTGGTGCTGAAGCTCTGAGTCCGGCCCTGTCGGACCTCAGCCGGGGCGCCGGGACGGCGGGTCCGGGCCGTCCGCCCCGGGCGCCGGCACCGGGTCGGCGGTGGCACCGAGCCCGGCCGGGCGGGCCCGGGCCACGATCTGGTTCAGCGCGGCGACGTGTCCGTCGAACGCGGTCAGGCCGGCGTCGGTGAGCACGACCCAGGTGCGCCGGATGCCCCGCCCCCGGTTCTCCTTGTGCACGTTGACGTAACCCGCCGCGCCCAGGGCGCTGATCTGCTTGGACAGGGCCGAGTCGCTGAGCCCGAGTTGTTCGCGCAGGTAACCGAACTCCACGGCGTCGGCGGGTGCGAGCAGGGCGACGAGGGAGAGCCGGGTCGGTGCGTGGATCAACTCGTCGAACCGGGGCTCGGTCATCGGGTCCCGGTCTGCGGAGGGGGCATGGTCCCGCCGGTATCGGTCCGGGCCGGAGCCGGTCCCGGACCGGTCTGCGCCGAGACCGCACCGGCGGCCGGGGGCGCTCCGTAGACCGTGCGGTACTGCCAGCGAATCATGGCGGCGAGGACCAGGGTGGACGGAACGGCGGCGAGGACCGAGGTCATCCCCTCCGCGACCACGGGTCGGAGCAGCAGCCGGGTCACGGCGAACACGGCCGCCAGGGCGACCAGCCAGGCGGCGGTGCGCAGCAGGTTGCCGGGCCGCCAGGACTCCCGGCGGTACCGGACGTTGTCGCCGACCGACCTCCTCGAGATGACGACGTGGCCGGCGATGAAGAGTGCGGCGCCGACCGCGAAGGTGAGGGGCACGGGGAACGGGAAGTCCAACCCGGCCATCGCGAGGTAGTAGCCGGCGAGCATCATCAGGGTCGCCGACCGGCCGGGGCGCTGCCGCGCCAACTCGACCCGGACCTGTCGGTCGCGGTCACGGATCTCGTCGAGCGCGATCCGGGCGTCGTCGGGTTCCACGGTCTCGTCCTCCTCGTCCGTCGACCGGTGCGGGCAGTTGACCGCACCTACTTTCCAGATAAGAAAGTAGCACCTGCTTTCCATCAAGGAAAGTAGCTCCGGCGGCGGATACCCGCACTCGTGGCCGGGCCCGGACGGCCGGCGGCGGGCGGCGGCACGTTCGACCGCACCGGCAACGGGTACGCGCGGAGCCCGGACCCCGATCGATGCGGCGGAGGTGTGATGGACGGCGTCGGCAGGCAGTGGACGGCGGCGGTCCCGGTCACTCCGCGCCGGCAGTGGCTGCGGATCTTCCTCGGCGGTCTGGGGCTCTGGCTCGCCACGGTCGGGGCCATCTTCCTGACCGGGAACCCGACGCTGCTACCCACGCTGGTACTGCTGGGCAGCTTCCTGGTTCCGGTGACCTTCGTGGCCTGGGCCTTCCAGCGGCGGGACACCGGCGAGGTCACCGTCTCGCTGGTCTTCGGCACCTTCCTCGCCGGCGGGGTGCTCGGGGTACTCGCCTCCGCCGTGCTGGAGTCGTACCTGCTGCGCCCGTCGGTGCTGCTGTTCCTGGGCGTCGGCCTGATCGAGGAAGCCGCCAAACTGGCCGCCCTGGCCCTGCTGACCCGGCACCTGGCAGCCAAGACCGTACGGGACGGCATGATCCTCGGCGCCGCCGTCGGCTTCGGCTTCTCGGCGCTGGAGTCGGCCGGGTACGCCTTCATCGCGCTCTTCACCGTGCAGGGGCTCTCGGTGGTGCAGGTGGTGCAGACCGAGATTCTCCGGGGCCTGGTGGCGCCGGTCGGGCACGGGCTGTGGACCGCGATCCTCGGCGGCGTGCTCTTCTCCGCGAGCAGCCGGGACCACTTCGTGGTCGGGATCCGGCTCCTGTTCGCCTATCTGGGGGTGGCGGCGCTGCACGCGCTCTGGGACGCGATGCACGTCATCGCCCTGTTCCTGACCCTGTTCCTGACCGGGACCCGGGACAACCGGGTCACCCTGGACGGTTCCCTGGGGGAGCCGACCCCGACCCAGGGGGCTTTGATGCCGGCGTTGGAAGGGCTGGGCATGGCGATCGTCGCCGTGATCGGCGTCGTCTGGCTGGTGGCGCTGTGGCGATCCGCCCAGCACGGGTCGGGGAAACCGAGGACCGGATGGCGGGTGCCGACCGGTTCCTCGTCCAGGGAAGCCGTACTGCGCCCCTGAACCGTGCCCCGGCCCGGGCGGCCCGACGCCGGGCCCGGCCTCGGCGGCCGGTCGGGGTCGCCCGGTCGGCGGCGGCGAGCAGCAGTACGCCCCAGGCGGCGAGGCCGGCCCCGGCGAGCGCCGCGAGCGCGCCCAGGCCGCCGCCGGCGGTCCGCTCGCCGAGCAGCAGCATCGCGATCGCCGCCGAGGCGACCGGGTTGGCCAGGGTGACCGTGGCCAGCGGCGCGCCGAGACCCGCGCCCCGGTAGGCGACCTGGGACAGCAGCAGCCCGGCCGTTGCCATGCCGGCCAGCGCCACCATCAGACCGGCGGTCGACCAGAGCGGCCCGGCCCCGCCGACGAGCTGGGACACGAGCTGGGTGAGCGCGGAGGCGACCGCGAAGGCGATCCCGGCCGCAGTCGCGGTGAGCAGGCTGCGCGGCAGTGCGGACCGGCGCGTCCGCCCGGCCAGCACCAGCCCGGCGACCAGGACGGTCGCCACGCCGGTCAGGAGCCAGCCATGGCCGGTCGCGAGTTCGTGGTCGCCGGCCCCGGGCAGGGTCAACGCCAGCAGCAGGGCCAGGCCGGCGACGGTCGCGCCGGCACCGAGCCACTGCCGGCCGGTGGCCCGCCGGCCGATCG
The nucleotide sequence above comes from Plantactinospora soyae. Encoded proteins:
- a CDS encoding transcriptional regulator gives rise to the protein MTEPRFDELIHAPTRLSLVALLAPADAVEFGYLREQLGLSDSALSKQISALGAAGYVNVHKENRGRGIRRTWVVLTDAGLTAFDGHVAALNQIVARARPAGLGATADPVPAPGADGPDPPSRRPG
- a CDS encoding PrsW family intramembrane metalloprotease, with the translated sequence MDGVGRQWTAAVPVTPRRQWLRIFLGGLGLWLATVGAIFLTGNPTLLPTLVLLGSFLVPVTFVAWAFQRRDTGEVTVSLVFGTFLAGGVLGVLASAVLESYLLRPSVLLFLGVGLIEEAAKLAALALLTRHLAAKTVRDGMILGAAVGFGFSALESAGYAFIALFTVQGLSVVQVVQTEILRGLVAPVGHGLWTAILGGVLFSASSRDHFVVGIRLLFAYLGVAALHALWDAMHVIALFLTLFLTGTRDNRVTLDGSLGEPTPTQGALMPALEGLGMAIVAVIGVVWLVALWRSAQHGSGKPRTGWRVPTGSSSREAVLRP